From Corvus cornix cornix isolate S_Up_H32 chromosome 15, ASM73873v5, whole genome shotgun sequence, one genomic window encodes:
- the CFAP73 gene encoding cilia- and flagella-associated protein 73 isoform X2 gives MDSELEEQLRAAFRDKLRLLQVELHAARGRTVTARDPAPLLPSTRVLLKRREVAEVEQELQNRREEFRQRMQRLAQRRQQLARRERQHRDAVLRFDSFLKAVAARRERALRRAGEERARAAAERAEAARLQRELAGLLRHRDRLARCLRSLRPFGDYLRDVLARMGQFQDVPAMLVHFGVLAGVRAALAREAEAGQERLAQGRARLQRYRQETSTELLGTKDELARLHTRLEAARQDVLQWESCWTHIQSAAMQKTLLLAQIKLAVLNLFQLTTAQLRIPTDRAQEDTKAQLDMVLLCMRGLADICATGTHPQHIRGAGLLQGQE, from the exons ATGGACTcggagctggaggagcagttGCGAGCAGCCTTCCGGGACAAGCTGCGGCTGCT CCAAGTCGAGCTCCACGCAGCCCGTGGCAGGACGGTGACAGCGCGGGACCCGGCCCCGCTTCTGCCATCCACTCGTGTGCTCCTGAAGAGGCGGGAGGTGGCGGaggtggagcaggagctgcagaaccGGCGGGAG GAGTTTCGGCAGCGGATGCAGCGCCTGGCGCAGCGCCGGCAGCAGCTGGCCCGGAGGGAACGGCAGCACCGCGACGCCGTCCTCAGATTTGACTCCTTCCTCAAG GCGGTGGCGGCCAGGCGGGAGCGGGCGCTGCGCCGGGCGGGCGAGGagcgggcgcgggcggcggcggagcgagCTGAGGCCGCCCGCCTGCAGCGGGAGCTGGCGGGGCTGCTGCGGCACAGGGATCGCCTGGCCCGGTGCCTGCGGAGCCTCCGGCCCTTCGGGGACTACTTGCGGGACGTGCTGGCCAGGATGGGGCAG TTCCAGGACGTGCCGGCCATGCTGGTGCATTTCGGGGTGCTGGCGGGGGTGCGGGCAGCCCTGGCACGGGAGGCAGAGGCCGGGCAGGAGCGgctggcccagggcagggcacgGCTCCAGCGGTATCGGCAGGAGACCAGCACCGAGCTCCTGGGCACCAAGGACGAGCTGGCCCGGCTCCACACACGCCTGGAGGCCGCCCGCCAAGATGTGCTCCAGTGG GAGTCCTGCTGGACCCACATCCAGAGTGCAGCCATGCAGAAgaccctgctgctggcacagatcAAGCTGGCTGTGCTGAACCTCTTCCAGCTTACCACTGCACAGCTCAGGATCCCCACAGACAGAGCCCAGGAGGACACCAAGGCCCAGCTGGACATG GTACTGCTCTGCATGCGGGGCCTGGCTGACATCTGTGCCACTGGCACACACCCACAGCACATCAGGGGTGCCGGGCTGCTTCAGGGCCAGGAATAG
- the CFAP73 gene encoding cilia- and flagella-associated protein 73 isoform X1, with product MDSELEEQLRAAFRDKLRLLQVELHAARGRTVTARDPAPLLPSTRVLLKRREVAEVEQELQNRREVRAASAPRVSPPRVLQEFRQRMQRLAQRRQQLARRERQHRDAVLRFDSFLKAVAARRERALRRAGEERARAAAERAEAARLQRELAGLLRHRDRLARCLRSLRPFGDYLRDVLARMGQFQDVPAMLVHFGVLAGVRAALAREAEAGQERLAQGRARLQRYRQETSTELLGTKDELARLHTRLEAARQDVLQWESCWTHIQSAAMQKTLLLAQIKLAVLNLFQLTTAQLRIPTDRAQEDTKAQLDMVLLCMRGLADICATGTHPQHIRGAGLLQGQE from the exons ATGGACTcggagctggaggagcagttGCGAGCAGCCTTCCGGGACAAGCTGCGGCTGCT CCAAGTCGAGCTCCACGCAGCCCGTGGCAGGACGGTGACAGCGCGGGACCCGGCCCCGCTTCTGCCATCCACTCGTGTGCTCCTGAAGAGGCGGGAGGTGGCGGaggtggagcaggagctgcagaaccGGCGGGAGGTGAGAGCGGCCTCAGCCCCCCGAGTGTCCCCTCCCCGGGTCCTTCAG GAGTTTCGGCAGCGGATGCAGCGCCTGGCGCAGCGCCGGCAGCAGCTGGCCCGGAGGGAACGGCAGCACCGCGACGCCGTCCTCAGATTTGACTCCTTCCTCAAG GCGGTGGCGGCCAGGCGGGAGCGGGCGCTGCGCCGGGCGGGCGAGGagcgggcgcgggcggcggcggagcgagCTGAGGCCGCCCGCCTGCAGCGGGAGCTGGCGGGGCTGCTGCGGCACAGGGATCGCCTGGCCCGGTGCCTGCGGAGCCTCCGGCCCTTCGGGGACTACTTGCGGGACGTGCTGGCCAGGATGGGGCAG TTCCAGGACGTGCCGGCCATGCTGGTGCATTTCGGGGTGCTGGCGGGGGTGCGGGCAGCCCTGGCACGGGAGGCAGAGGCCGGGCAGGAGCGgctggcccagggcagggcacgGCTCCAGCGGTATCGGCAGGAGACCAGCACCGAGCTCCTGGGCACCAAGGACGAGCTGGCCCGGCTCCACACACGCCTGGAGGCCGCCCGCCAAGATGTGCTCCAGTGG GAGTCCTGCTGGACCCACATCCAGAGTGCAGCCATGCAGAAgaccctgctgctggcacagatcAAGCTGGCTGTGCTGAACCTCTTCCAGCTTACCACTGCACAGCTCAGGATCCCCACAGACAGAGCCCAGGAGGACACCAAGGCCCAGCTGGACATG GTACTGCTCTGCATGCGGGGCCTGGCTGACATCTGTGCCACTGGCACACACCCACAGCACATCAGGGGTGCCGGGCTGCTTCAGGGCCAGGAATAG
- the CFAP73 gene encoding cilia- and flagella-associated protein 73 isoform X3: MDSELEEQLRAAFRDKLRLLQVELHAARGRTVTARDPAPLLPSTRVLLKRREVAEVEQELQNRREVRAASAPRVSPPRVLQEFRQRMQRLAQRRQQLARRERQHRDAVLRFDSFLKAVAARRERALRRAGEERARAAAERAEAARLQRELAGLLRHRDRLARCLRSLRPFGDYLRDVLARMGQFQDVPAMLVHFGVLAGVRAALAREAEAGQERLAQGRARLQRYRQETSTELLGTKDELARLHTRLEAARQDVLQWESCWTHIQSAAMQKTLLLAQIKLAVLNLFQLTTAQLRIPTDRAQEDTKAQLDMAPIFAGTALHAGPG, from the exons ATGGACTcggagctggaggagcagttGCGAGCAGCCTTCCGGGACAAGCTGCGGCTGCT CCAAGTCGAGCTCCACGCAGCCCGTGGCAGGACGGTGACAGCGCGGGACCCGGCCCCGCTTCTGCCATCCACTCGTGTGCTCCTGAAGAGGCGGGAGGTGGCGGaggtggagcaggagctgcagaaccGGCGGGAGGTGAGAGCGGCCTCAGCCCCCCGAGTGTCCCCTCCCCGGGTCCTTCAG GAGTTTCGGCAGCGGATGCAGCGCCTGGCGCAGCGCCGGCAGCAGCTGGCCCGGAGGGAACGGCAGCACCGCGACGCCGTCCTCAGATTTGACTCCTTCCTCAAG GCGGTGGCGGCCAGGCGGGAGCGGGCGCTGCGCCGGGCGGGCGAGGagcgggcgcgggcggcggcggagcgagCTGAGGCCGCCCGCCTGCAGCGGGAGCTGGCGGGGCTGCTGCGGCACAGGGATCGCCTGGCCCGGTGCCTGCGGAGCCTCCGGCCCTTCGGGGACTACTTGCGGGACGTGCTGGCCAGGATGGGGCAG TTCCAGGACGTGCCGGCCATGCTGGTGCATTTCGGGGTGCTGGCGGGGGTGCGGGCAGCCCTGGCACGGGAGGCAGAGGCCGGGCAGGAGCGgctggcccagggcagggcacgGCTCCAGCGGTATCGGCAGGAGACCAGCACCGAGCTCCTGGGCACCAAGGACGAGCTGGCCCGGCTCCACACACGCCTGGAGGCCGCCCGCCAAGATGTGCTCCAGTGG GAGTCCTGCTGGACCCACATCCAGAGTGCAGCCATGCAGAAgaccctgctgctggcacagatcAAGCTGGCTGTGCTGAACCTCTTCCAGCTTACCACTGCACAGCTCAGGATCCCCACAGACAGAGCCCAGGAGGACACCAAGGCCCAGCTGGACATG GCTCCAATCTTCGCAGGTACTGCTCTGCATGCGGGGCCTGGCTGA